A section of the Cydia amplana chromosome 15, ilCydAmpl1.1, whole genome shotgun sequence genome encodes:
- the LOC134654726 gene encoding uncharacterized protein LOC134654726, translating to MSARSRRLVRMATKDKDGNHKHEQEYEQRQASDLDESQERIADQMQQIFNDNIFLDDSTPESEQELPRTKITLPARRISETTSESESSLFGGDFSDNDPTYHPDEEDQQRSPGNHSDDDGGLITLQDLLGPNAKENIESFTISPEPDTIHQYEEINNDTVSDIATLILSDVLELVWAEVKTLSRWRTADPSNWKKNVAKKRRAEGLSYTTNNQIRAPKVPKTVDCTKCLFKCTDTFTEQDRAKICRTYWHLDFVSKKNFILARITVQPPKKILVERKRPARPYTTKCYFDLGTEKRQVCQKFFCSALGISRATLSDAVKNRDELGFYSGADGRGHHVPPNKTPPEKVQEVLDHISSFPTMEGHYIRKKSKRKYLESTLSVNKMHELYLLEYENNNPVSAITYRRIFSTQFNLSFFVPKKDQCQACNKYTSAQDKDKADLETTYSEHIQRKVACEAEKERDKQRAGTDPTFLSVSFDLQAILQIPCSKVGLLYYVRKLTVYNLTVYESALPNNAFCFSWSEVHGKKGSAEIGTILYHYLSNCISTNVTSVSLFSDTCGGQNRNQNVAAILLWAVNEIDHLQVIEQKFLESGHSYMEADSMHSSIESSKKNKDVFSMTDWKNIFKNARSKGVYNVGKKKVKKDPYNVKEFKYNEFYDLKRLAEAILKNKSKDCNGNKVLWLKIKKMKYVKGDSKIYFNYDSSEDYLNFDTKATATPQSGSRYRTRNQNKSNPGSVEPPPTPEAFLSHGLKKMYDKPLTISAAKKKDLLSLCDKGVIPEEYHGWFRSLNCDNDVIDRVPDVAASESSSDEDDC from the exons ATGAGTGCCAGGAGTAGAAGACTCGTTAGAATGGCCACGAAAGACAAGGATGGAAAcc ATAAACACGAGCAGGAGTACGAACAACGCCAGGCTTCAGATCTCGACGAGTCACAAGAACGTATAGCTGATCAGATGCAGCAGAtatttaatgataatatttttctCGATGATAGCACGCCAGAGTCGGAGCAAGAGCTACCACGGACTAAAATAACATTGCCTGCAAGGCGAATCTCGGAAACGACATCAGAGTCAGAGTCGTCATTATTCGGCGGCGACTTTTCTGATAACGATCCTACGTACCATCCAGACGAAGAGGACCAGCAGCGGTCTCCTGGCAACCACAGCGATGATGATGGTGGTTTAATTACGTTGCAGGACTTATTAGGCCCCAATGCTAAGGAAAACATTGAATCTTTTACTATATCACCAGAGCCAGACACCATTCACCAATATGAAGAGATAAATAATGACACAGTCTCTGACATTGCTACTCTAATATTATCAGATGTGTTAGAGTTGGTTtgggcagaagtgaaaacattAAGCCGTTGGCGAACTGCCGATCCGAGCAATTGGAAAAAAAATGTCGCAAAAAAGAGACGTGCGGAAGGGTTGTCGTATACAACTAATAACCAAATAAGAGCCCCCAAAGTCCCTAAGACAGTTGATTGTACAAAATGCTTATTCAAATGTACAGATACATTCACCGAACAAGACCGAGCGAAAATTTGTAGAACCTACTGGCATTTGGACTTTGTaagcaaaaaaaactttatactgGCTCGTATTACAGTCCAGCCACCAAAGAAAATCCTGGTAGAGAGAAAACGACCAGCTAGACCTTACACtacaaagtgttattttgatttaggcACAGAGAAGCGACAAGTTTGTCAGAAATTCTTTTGCTCTGCTTTAGGCATCTCACGTGCAACACTCAGTGACGCTGTTAAAAACCGAGATGAACTTGGATTTTACTCCGGTGCTGATGGACGAGGACATCATGTTCCGCCAAATAAAACTCCCCCAGAAAAGGTGCAAGAAGTACTTGACCACATTTCTTCCTTTCCTACAATGGAGGGACATTATATTCGTAAAAAATCTAAACGTAAATATTTGGAAAGCACACTTtcagtgaataaaatgcatgaaCTTTATTTGCTAGAGTATGAAAACAACAATCCTGTGTCTGCAATAACTTATCGCAGAATTTTCTCGACTCAGTTCAACTTGAGTTTCTTTGTCCCAAAAAAAGACCAGTGTCAGGCATGTAACAAGTACACCTCAGcacaagataaagataaagctGATCTGGAAACGACCTATAGCGAGCACATACAAAGAAAAGTTGCATGCGAGGctgaaaaagaaagagacaaacaaAGAGCAGGGACCGATCCAACCTTTTTATCTGTGTCTTTTGATTTGCAAGCTATATTACAAATACCATGTTCAAAAGTTGGCTTGCTTTATTACGTGCGTAAACTGACCGTATACAATTTGACCGTGTATGAGAGTGCCTTACCCAACAATGCCTTTTGCTTTTCCTGGTCCGAAGTACATGGCAAAAAGGGAAGCGCGGAGATTGGTACAATTTTATACCATTACTTGTCAAATTGTATCTCCACGAACGTAACAAGTGTGTCTTTGTTCTCCGACACCTGCGGTGGTCAAAATCGTAACCAAAACGTTGCGGCTATATTACTTTGGGCTGTTAACGAAATCGATCATCTTCAAGTCATTGAACAGAAATTTCTTGAGTCGGGGCATTCTTACATGGAAGCCGATTCAATGCACAGCAGTATTGAAAGTTCTAAGAAAAACAAGGACGTATTCTCTATGACAGATtggaaaaacatttttaagAATGCTAGATCGAAAGGAGTGTACAATGTTGgcaaaaaaaaggtaaaaaaagatCCCTATAATGTTAAAGAATTTAAATACAACGAGTTTTACGACCTAAAACGTCTAGCTGAagctatattgaaaaataaaagcaaGGACTGCAATGGGAATAAAGTCCTCTGGCTAAAGATCAAAAAAATGAAATACGTCAAAGGCGACTCAAAAATATACTTCAACTACGACTCATCTGAAGATTATTTGAACTTTGATACCAAGGCGACGGCGACCCCCCAATCTGGCTCTCGGTACAGGACAAGGAACCAAAACAAGTCGAATCCTGGCTCTGTGGAACCACCTCCGACTCCTGAAGCATTTCTTAGTcacggtttaaaaaaaatgtacgatAAACCCTTGACGATCTCTGCAGCAAAGAAAAAGGATTTACTCAGTCTTTGCGATAAAGGCGTCATTCCTGAAGAGTATCATGGTTGGTTTCGCTCGCTTAACTGTGACAATGATGTTATTGACCGAGTTCCGGATGTTGCAGCATCAGAATCCAGCAGTGATGAAGACGATTGttaa